The following nucleotide sequence is from Acidimicrobiia bacterium.
TACGACCCTGCAAGCCCTCTACGCCATCTATGACAACTGCAACTCGCTCCACACCAACGCCTACGACGAAGCGGTGACCACACCGACCGAGGAATCGGTCCGCAGGGCACTCGCCATCCAGCTCATCATCAATCGGGAGCTCGGTCTCGCCAAGAACGAAAACCCGTTGCAGGGCTCGTTCATCATCGAGGAACTGACCGACCTGGTCGAAGAAGCCGTCATGATGGAGTTCGATCGGCTCACCGACCGGGGAGGGGTGCTCGGTGCAATGGAATCGATGTACCAGCGGTCCAAGATCCAGGAAGAGTCGCTCAGGTACGAACACCTCAAGGACACGGGGGAACTCCCGATCGTCGGTGTCAACATGTTCCTGTCGGAGGCCGGGTCACCCATCCTGACGCCTGACGAGGTGATTCGGTCGAGTGACGACGACAAGGACCGGCTGATCAACGATCTGCGCTCGCTGCACGATCGTGAGCGCAAGTCCGCCGAAGTCGCGTTGCGCGACCTCCAATCCGTCGCCCTCGCAGGGGGGAACATCTTCGACGCCCTGATGCAGGCCGCGAAGGTGTGTTCACTCGGACAGCTTTCCGATGCCTTGTTCGCCGTCGGTGGGAGATACCGGCGAAACATGTGACCATCGTGCCGCCGGCATGGCGCCGGACGAGGACAAGGCCCTACGGAAGGTCGAGTGAGAGGGTTGCACCCTCGTCCTGCTGGCCCTCCGGTCCAACCGTTCCGACGAAGAGGCTCACCATGCCAGAGGGCCCGTCGCCGATGGCCGCCTCGAATCCTTGCCATGTGTCGATCCAACCGTTGAGCGGGACATTTCGCCGCGTGAACGAACCGTCCGATGCAACGAGATCCAGCCGAAGCGAATCGAGCCCCGGTGCGGCGTATCCCTCGACCGATACGGGATAGATCGTCGATCCCGGGGACGGTGTCATCACGATCACGGCGGGTGAACGCGTGGGTCCCGGGGGCGTGACCGCTGCGTCGCTCGGGATGATGTCGATGATGAGGTTCGCCGGCGAGGAGGTCGCAACCGCCCGCGCCATGATCGCGGTTCCCGGAGCTCCTTGCAGGTCGATCGACAGCATGCCGTCGCTGTCCCTCACGACGAAGACCTGCTTGACAAGATCCCCGTCGGGAAGAGAGTCGGCTATCGCGGTCGCGTCGACCTCTGGTGGCAGCTGAACCCTCACCACAGCGGCGTAGGCGAGGACGGTGACGCCCGTCGGCCCGAGGGAACTGGCGGGAGCGCCAGTATCGGATGCAAATCCGATGACGACCCGCTCGCAGGTTGCCGAGTCGGTCCAGTGGATACTGGCGATCGCGGTTGCATCTCCGACATCCTCGCCGAGGGCGGCAACGAGACCATCGTCACCGAAACGGACATCGCCGATACGGCAGATCTCGTCCGATGCGACTGTCGTGGTCGTCGACATCGGTGTCGGAACGGTTGTCGTGACCGAGGTCACGGTCGACGGCGACGAACATGCGGCGGCTGCGAGGGCGAGCAGGGCTGGAATCCTTGCCAATCGTCGCATCGTGCCGAGCGTAGTTGGTCCCGCAATCGTGACCGTCACAGCGTGATACCTTGCCCAGATGCTCGGAAACCCTGATCCGGAACTCGCGCTTCGGTTCCTCGACGGATCCTGTGAGCCGGATGACTTGTTGGACACAGCGAGCAGGCTCCGCAACGAGGGGCACGGGCGGACGATCACCTACTCCCGCAAGGTGTTCGTCCCGATCACCACTCTGTGCAGGGACACCTGTAGCTACTGCACCTTCGTCAAACCCCCCGGGGCCGGTGGGCAGTACCTGACCCCGGACGATGTTCTGGCAATCGTGCGAGCCGGTGATGCACTGCATTGCACGGAAGCACTGCTGACGCTCGGCGACAAGCCCGAGGACAAGTGGCCCCAGGCCCGAGAGTTCCTCGATCGACACGGTGCGTCGTCGACGATCGACTACACGGCAACGATGGCCGAACTGATACGGGGCGAAACCGGACTCTTCCCGCATGCCAACCCCGGCATCATGGATGCCGACGATCTCGCACGGCTGCGCCCGAGCAATCTGTCGATGGGGCTGATGCTCGAGAACATCTCGGAGCGGCTCACCCAGCCCGGCATGCCGCACCACAAATGCCCCGACAAGGTTCCGGAGGTTCGGGTCGCAACGATCCGGGAGGCAGGCCGCCAGCACATTCCGTTCACGACGGGCGTCCTCGTCGGGATCGGTGAGACCGATGACGAGGTCGTCTCCAGCCTGTTCGCGCTCGCCGACCTTGCCGCCGAGCGCGGCCACATCCAAGAGGTGATCATCCAGAACTTCCGCGCAAAGGCCGACACGCTCATGCGCTTCAGCCCGGAACCGTCCATACCGTACTTCGTCAGGGTGGTGGCCCTCGCGCGGTGGATTCTCGGCGCAGAGATGAATCTTCAGGTCCCGCCGAACCTCACCGAGGACTTCACGGTCTACCTCGACGCCGGAATCAACGATTGGGGCGGCGTCAGTCCCCTCACCATCGATTGGGTGAATCCCGAGGCTCCGTGGCCGTCGCTCGAGCGTCTGCGGGCCGTGACGGTCGGAGCAGGATTCGATCTGCGTCCACGGCTTCCCGTCTACCCCGAGTACCTCACCGAACGGTGGATCGACCCCCGGTTGTTCGACGATGCGGTCTCAGCGGCCACCGATGAGGGTTACGCTGCCATCCCGTCGCTGCATCGCGAAGGAGTGCTATGACGGCGGTTACCTTTCTCCAAGTTCGCCCTGCCTCTCATCTCAACGAGATGTGGGCGTCGACCCGCCGCCGCGAAGGGACGCTGGTCGTGGAGGTGGACGCGCCGACCCTCGACGACCTCAGGGCGGCGCACAACGGTGGCCTCCTTGTGGCAAGCGGCGATCCGTCGGTCGTCTCCGCTGCGTATGTCGTGACGCCGGGGGTCAGCCGCACCTTGACCCGAAACGCCGTCGCCGGCTGGCGGGTCAGCATCATCGATACCGGCTCGCGAATGGAGATTCTCGACGCGCTTGCTTTTACTCAGGCCAGCTACCTTCGCACGAGCCGGAGCACCGTTGCGAAAGCAGCTGCCCTCGTCGCCGTACCCGGATGCAACGCAGCCGTGTCGACCTTCGTCGATACCGTCACCCAAGCCCTTGAGGTGATCGCAGCGGGAGCATCGGATCTGCTGTTGCGAGACTGGGGCACCGAACGGATCGGTGAGCTGCGTGACGCGCTTGGCGACCGGTCTCTCGTCGAACGCTCGGCATTCCCGCCCGGCCTCGGCTATGACGAGGCGGTGAATGAGCTCGATGCCGACTCCCTACGGGCGTACCTCAACCAGATCGATGGTACCGGTGTTGCCCGCCCGAGGGTTTCGTGGGCACCCGGCATGGACGAACCCGCTCCTCACGGACCGCGGCGTGTCTCGGCGGCATGGCACGATTCGCCTTGGAAATCCGATGATGCCGTCGCGATGGAGGATGCATCCTCTGAGGTGCTCCCGATTCTCGAACACGCCCTGTGCGGGACGGCCCCGTCGGTGGATGAGATCGAGTTGCTCCTTCACGCTCGGGGTGGCGATGTCGAGGCGATCGCCGACGCTGCGGATCGCCTGCGTCGTCTCGTCGTCGGAGACGAGGTCAGCTTTGTCGTCAATCGCAACATCAACTACACCAACCAGTGCTATTACAAGTGCGGGTTCTGCGCCTTCTCGAAGGGACCGCGTTCGCTCGATCTCCGAGGCACGCCCTATCTCATGTCGATTGACGAGGTCGTGCAACGCTCTGCGGAGGCCTGGGAGCGCGGAGCCACCGAGGTCTGCCTGCAAGGAGGCATCCATCCCGAATTCACTGGCCGCTTCTATGTCGACCTCGTCACGGCAATCAAGGCTGTGGTGCCGGGTATGCATATTCATGGGTTCACTCCCCTTGAGGTGTGGCAGGGCGCCGAAACGGCAGGTGTGAGTGTCAGGGAGCTGCTGACCATGCTGAAGGAGGCTGGACTCGGCACGCTGCCCGGGACCGCCGCGGAGATCCTCGACGACGATGTGCGCCGCACGCTGTGTCCGGACAAGATCCGCACGGCGCAATGGTCCGAGGTGATGTTGACGGCACACGAGATCGGTCTTCGCACGACCGCAACGATCATGTTCGGCCACATCGACGGTCCCAGATCGTGGGCCAACCACCTCGAGGTCCTTCGAGCCATTCAGCGACGCACGGGCGGCTTCACTGAATTCGTTCCGCTGCCGTTCGTACACATGGGGTCTCCGATCTGGCTTCGGGGGCAGGCGCGGCCCGGGCCGACCTGGGACGAAGTCGTTCTCGTCCACGCGGTTGCCCGTCTCGCGCTGGTCGGCCTCATCGACAACATCCAAGCGTCATGGGTGAAGCTCGGACTCGATGGCGCGGCAGCGTTGCTGCAATCGGGCTGCAACGATCTCGGCGGGACGCTCATGGATGAATCGATTTCCCGAGCCGCGGGTGCGTCCCACGGCACGGAGGTCTCTGCCGCCGAGTTCAGGGATCTGATCCTCGACCTTGACCGTCAACCTGTGCGTCGCACCACGCTGTATGAGGCAATCGAATCGGGCATCGTCATCTGACGCCGATGGCCTCCCCAGCCTCGTTCTTGCGTCTCATGCGGGGATGACGATCGGAACGCCGGTGTCGGGATGCGGCACCACCAGGACCGGAGTCTCGTAGACGGCGCTGAGGAGCGTCGCGTCCAGCACCTCTGCCGGTGTGCCGTCGCGCACGATCCTGCCGTGGTTGAGCAGCACCATGCGGCTGGCGTGCCGTCCCGCAGCATTGAGGTCGTGGCTGGTCGAGACCACGATTCGGGTTCCCGCCGCCTCAGCTTCGGCGGCCGACATGACCAAGTCCGCATGTCCGAGATCGAGGCTGTCCGTTGGTTCATCGAGCAACATGACGGGCGCCCCCTGGCACAGGACCCGTGCGACGGCAACGCGGCGTTGTTCGCCTCCTGACAGCTCACGAAACGGACGGTCGGCGAGTTCGGTGACACCGACTCGCGCCATCGCTGATCGGACCCGAGCGTCGGGTTCTTCCAATGTGCTGGCAATGAATGTGCCGAACCCCACAACGGTTGCGACATCGAAGCCGATGTCGCCGGAGTGGGTCTGCGGAAGGTATGAGCGCAGCCGCGCTGCGCTTTGTGGCCCCACATCCGCGATCGGGACGCCAGCGACCGTCGC
It contains:
- the cofG gene encoding 7,8-didemethyl-8-hydroxy-5-deazariboflavin synthase CofG, whose protein sequence is MLGNPDPELALRFLDGSCEPDDLLDTASRLRNEGHGRTITYSRKVFVPITTLCRDTCSYCTFVKPPGAGGQYLTPDDVLAIVRAGDALHCTEALLTLGDKPEDKWPQAREFLDRHGASSTIDYTATMAELIRGETGLFPHANPGIMDADDLARLRPSNLSMGLMLENISERLTQPGMPHHKCPDKVPEVRVATIREAGRQHIPFTTGVLVGIGETDDEVVSSLFALADLAAERGHIQEVIIQNFRAKADTLMRFSPEPSIPYFVRVVALARWILGAEMNLQVPPNLTEDFTVYLDAGINDWGGVSPLTIDWVNPEAPWPSLERLRAVTVGAGFDLRPRLPVYPEYLTERWIDPRLFDDAVSAATDEGYAAIPSLHREGVL
- the cofH gene encoding 5-amino-6-(D-ribitylamino)uracil--L-tyrosine 4-hydroxyphenyl transferase CofH, with translation MTAVTFLQVRPASHLNEMWASTRRREGTLVVEVDAPTLDDLRAAHNGGLLVASGDPSVVSAAYVVTPGVSRTLTRNAVAGWRVSIIDTGSRMEILDALAFTQASYLRTSRSTVAKAAALVAVPGCNAAVSTFVDTVTQALEVIAAGASDLLLRDWGTERIGELRDALGDRSLVERSAFPPGLGYDEAVNELDADSLRAYLNQIDGTGVARPRVSWAPGMDEPAPHGPRRVSAAWHDSPWKSDDAVAMEDASSEVLPILEHALCGTAPSVDEIELLLHARGGDVEAIADAADRLRRLVVGDEVSFVVNRNINYTNQCYYKCGFCAFSKGPRSLDLRGTPYLMSIDEVVQRSAEAWERGATEVCLQGGIHPEFTGRFYVDLVTAIKAVVPGMHIHGFTPLEVWQGAETAGVSVRELLTMLKEAGLGTLPGTAAEILDDDVRRTLCPDKIRTAQWSEVMLTAHEIGLRTTATIMFGHIDGPRSWANHLEVLRAIQRRTGGFTEFVPLPFVHMGSPIWLRGQARPGPTWDEVVLVHAVARLALVGLIDNIQASWVKLGLDGAAALLQSGCNDLGGTLMDESISRAAGASHGTEVSAAEFRDLILDLDRQPVRRTTLYEAIESGIVI
- a CDS encoding ATP-binding cassette domain-containing protein, translated to MTPLRVDLSSVTVTFGRRRALENINLDVSAGEFVAVVGPNGSGKSTLLRTIAGEVAPTRGTATVAGVPIADVGPQSAARLRSYLPQTHSGDIGFDVATVVGFGTFIASTLEEPDARVRSAMARVGVTELADRPFRELSGGEQRRVAVARVLCQGAPVMLLDEPTDSLDLGHADLVMSAAEAEAAGTRIVVSTSHDLNAAGRHASRMVLLNHGRIVRDGTPAEVLDATLLSAVYETPVLVVPHPDTGVPIVIPA